The proteins below come from a single Desulfitobacterium metallireducens DSM 15288 genomic window:
- the rplU gene encoding 50S ribosomal protein L21 codes for MYAVIETGGKQFRAEEGNTLYVEKLNANVGDTVTIDQVLLVEKDGVVKVGTPVVDGAKVVLKVVEHGKGEKIIVFKFKSKKNYRRKQGHRQPYTKVLVEAIQA; via the coding sequence ATGTACGCAGTGATTGAAACAGGTGGCAAGCAATTCCGTGCTGAAGAGGGTAATACTCTTTACGTGGAAAAGCTAAATGCGAATGTTGGAGACACAGTAACGATCGACCAAGTTCTTTTAGTAGAAAAAGACGGCGTAGTTAAAGTGGGAACTCCAGTTGTTGACGGTGCAAAGGTTGTGCTTAAAGTTGTTGAGCATGGCAAGGGAGAGAAGATTATTGTCTTCAAATTCAAATCCAAAAAGAACTACCGTCGCAAACAAGGACATCGCCAACCGTATACAAAAGTTCTCGTCGAAGCTATCCAAGCTTAA
- a CDS encoding DUF6366 family protein codes for MDINDEQDKQEKHKIEEYKKNPMTNFADSMNRSQFGDLRGLTQGGCLNQIITTVIIIGILFFLSQFINK; via the coding sequence ATGGACATCAATGATGAACAGGATAAACAAGAGAAACACAAAATAGAAGAATATAAAAAAAATCCAATGACCAATTTTGCAGACTCAATGAACCGTTCACAGTTTGGCGACTTAAGGGGGCTAACACAAGGGGGTTGCCTGAATCAGATTATAACTACAGTTATAATTATCGGGATATTATTTTTTCTCTCTCAATTCATAAACAAGTAA
- a CDS encoding MFS transporter, whose product MSLIFAIGLVISFIGIFIDFLKRKWITVESAINFDFIDWIKIMINNEKTLNKLSLPLLLISLPLTVMTVLLPMYTSALGLTPLQVTGLFSVFSLGLVIMRLLIGYIADKAGRKPVFVLGLIFYTLSYFIYSNAKMISLIYIGRGLQAIASAFISISSYSMIADLNMKNNAHNFGKVDSYSEKGGLLGIILCFFVLNTPKLVDGWSVLFMICAIASIIAVIYSIIILNETKPILNKDFLNISLPTKKNNIIIFNLIISIFTSIVSAIFVLYLQSRFNSNLLQIGVAFLLPTVIIAFASPKLGRISDNIGSKKILVTSLSTLIFILLILPYTDNVYLYGVVWTVYCIAVTLIGITLNGVYVEDIAEEIRGTAIGKLTMGANIGTVIGPIIGGLAFQEISIQAPFFISSIGFAILLMLYMKYNKIRSQRRIKYRSY is encoded by the coding sequence TTGAGTTTGATTTTCGCCATAGGCTTAGTGATTTCATTTATAGGAATATTTATCGACTTTTTAAAAAGAAAATGGATAACAGTTGAGAGTGCAATAAATTTCGATTTTATAGATTGGATTAAAATTATGATAAATAATGAAAAAACTTTAAATAAACTATCATTGCCGTTATTGTTAATATCTTTGCCTTTAACTGTAATGACTGTTTTATTGCCAATGTATACATCTGCCTTGGGGCTAACTCCATTGCAGGTAACTGGACTTTTTTCTGTTTTTTCACTTGGACTTGTCATAATGCGCCTTTTAATAGGGTATATAGCTGATAAAGCAGGGAGAAAACCTGTTTTTGTCCTTGGTTTAATATTTTATACATTATCATATTTCATTTACTCTAATGCTAAAATGATATCATTGATTTATATCGGAAGAGGCCTGCAAGCTATTGCCTCTGCTTTTATTAGCATTTCCTCATATAGTATGATTGCAGACCTGAATATGAAAAATAATGCACATAATTTTGGTAAAGTAGATAGCTATTCTGAAAAAGGAGGTTTATTAGGAATAATACTTTGCTTTTTTGTTCTTAATACTCCAAAGTTAGTTGATGGCTGGTCGGTTTTGTTTATGATATGTGCAATAGCTTCAATAATAGCTGTCATTTATTCTATAATTATTTTAAATGAGACAAAACCAATACTTAATAAAGATTTTTTGAACATTTCTTTACCTACTAAAAAGAATAATATAATAATATTCAATTTAATTATTAGTATTTTTACAAGTATTGTTTCTGCAATCTTTGTTTTGTATTTACAAAGCAGATTTAATTCAAATTTACTGCAGATTGGTGTTGCATTTTTACTTCCTACAGTAATAATCGCGTTTGCTTCTCCTAAACTTGGAAGAATCAGTGATAATATTGGAAGTAAAAAGATTTTAGTTACCTCCTTAAGTACGTTAATATTCATTTTGTTAATATTACCGTATACGGATAATGTTTATTTATATGGAGTAGTATGGACAGTTTACTGCATTGCTGTAACTTTGATTGGCATAACATTAAATGGCGTTTATGTTGAAGACATAGCAGAAGAAATCAGAGGAACTGCTATAGGCAAATTAACAATGGGAGCTAATATTGGTACTGTTATTGGTCCTATAATTGGTGGTCTTGCTTTCCAAGAAATAAGTATACAAGCCCCATTTTTTATAAGCTCTATTGGGTTTGCAATATTGCTAATGCTTTATATGAAATATAATAAAATAAGGTCACAAAGAAGAATTAAATATAGAAGTTATTAG
- a CDS encoding ABC transporter permease: protein MSLLESLRGALTSLKANKLRAGLTMLGIIIGIAAVITVVTIGLGGKAAVMQELEKTGVNLFIIHPKSNGQSNTSEGTKLTWQDTDSLKRALPQVKSLIPASSDYGTLEVNQKSTSAIVVGTTPEFAEARRREVAIGRFFSEDEMASNRRVVVIDEKMADILFGAGNPLGQQVMIHHVPCRVIGVLAKDESTFAQFDPMAQQSSFSYMPWGTWSDIFGTRRVDQLEGTTFDKGDLEAATTTAKRILNQRHGTTDGYEIFNVQQLVEAADKITKILTSIISLVAAISLFVGGIGIMNIMLVSVTERTREIGLRKAVGAKERDILMQFLLEATVVSLIGGLIGIALGSVSAVLIANFLKWPPLLSSWAILTAVTFSIAVGVFFGYYPARKAAKLEPMAALRYE, encoded by the coding sequence ATGAGCTTACTCGAGAGCTTGCGTGGGGCCTTAACCAGTTTAAAGGCGAACAAACTTCGGGCAGGGTTAACAATGCTCGGGATTATCATCGGGATTGCTGCAGTGATTACCGTGGTTACGATTGGGCTGGGGGGCAAGGCTGCGGTTATGCAAGAATTAGAGAAGACCGGGGTTAATTTGTTCATTATTCATCCCAAGTCGAACGGACAAAGCAATACATCTGAGGGAACAAAATTGACTTGGCAAGATACGGATAGTTTGAAACGCGCCTTACCGCAGGTGAAGAGCCTGATACCTGCAAGTTCTGATTATGGAACGCTGGAAGTGAATCAGAAAAGTACTTCAGCAATCGTTGTAGGGACAACCCCTGAATTTGCAGAGGCTCGACGCCGAGAGGTTGCGATAGGACGATTTTTTTCAGAGGATGAGATGGCTTCCAACCGACGCGTTGTTGTGATTGATGAAAAAATGGCAGATATCCTTTTTGGGGCCGGAAATCCACTGGGACAACAGGTCATGATTCATCATGTTCCCTGCCGCGTTATCGGAGTCCTGGCGAAAGACGAATCAACTTTTGCTCAGTTTGACCCCATGGCCCAGCAAAGTTCTTTTAGTTATATGCCCTGGGGAACGTGGTCTGATATTTTTGGAACAAGGCGGGTAGATCAACTTGAGGGGACAACCTTTGATAAAGGGGATTTAGAAGCTGCGACCACGACAGCGAAACGAATTCTAAATCAGCGCCACGGGACGACGGATGGTTATGAGATTTTTAACGTTCAGCAACTTGTCGAAGCGGCCGATAAAATTACCAAGATTTTGACGAGCATTATCAGTTTGGTGGCTGCAATTTCCCTTTTTGTTGGGGGAATCGGAATTATGAATATTATGCTTGTGTCCGTGACCGAGCGTACTCGAGAAATCGGCTTACGTAAGGCAGTTGGGGCGAAGGAACGAGATATTTTAATGCAATTTCTATTGGAAGCTACTGTCGTTTCTTTGATTGGAGGCCTCATCGGGATCGCGCTGGGTTCAGTAAGCGCAGTCTTGATTGCAAACTTCCTTAAGTGGCCACCGCTTTTATCAAGTTGGGCCATCCTTACAGCGGTGACGTTCTCGATCGCCGTGGGTGTCTTTTTCGGGTATTATCCTGCTCGGAAAGCGGCAAAGCTAGAACCTATGGCTGCACTGCGGTACGAATGA
- a CDS encoding ribosomal-processing cysteine protease Prp: protein MRQGIHLILWLDEDQRIRKFELTGHAGYAEYGQDIVCAAISALSISAVNGLEHFLPQQPEVQVRDSDGYLTCSLPELDPQTLEQAQWILKTMVLGIEEIQQSYGQEYVNITQRRWTPC, encoded by the coding sequence ATGAGGCAAGGAATTCACTTGATTCTCTGGCTTGACGAAGATCAGAGGATTCGGAAATTTGAACTCACTGGGCATGCAGGATATGCAGAGTATGGACAAGATATTGTCTGTGCAGCGATTTCGGCACTCAGTATTTCAGCGGTCAATGGATTGGAGCACTTTTTGCCCCAGCAACCCGAGGTTCAAGTTAGGGATTCGGATGGGTATTTGACCTGTTCCCTTCCTGAGTTAGATCCTCAGACCCTGGAACAAGCTCAATGGATACTAAAAACAATGGTTTTGGGGATTGAAGAAATCCAGCAAAGCTATGGTCAGGAATATGTGAATATTACTCAAAGGAGGTGGACTCCATGTTAA
- the obgE gene encoding GTPase ObgE, with product MFYDQAKIYVKGGDGGAGAVAFRREKYVPEGGPAGGDGGRGGNVVFVADEGLRTLADFRYKRHYKADRGEHGQGKNMHGHGAEDLVVRIPTGTLIKDQDTGEVIADLTEHGQKVVVAKGGRGGRGNARFMSNTNKAPTLAENGEPGEDHYLTLELKLLADVGLVGFPNVGKSTIISQVSAAKPKIADYHFTTLVPNLGVVDLEDGYSFVMADIPGLIEGAHTGAGLGHEFLRHTERTRLILHVLDISGSEERDPLEDYRIIQEELLQYSPELAKRPMIVVANKMDIPGAEENLKRLQDELGSETEIFSVSAATGEGLKPLIYRIAQLLPEIPAPEIFVHKDESHKVTHVEQKERFMITKEDGVFIITGKEIEKHVKMTLFESEEGVYRFQTILKTMGVDDALRSEGIQAGDKVKIAEVEFDWED from the coding sequence ATGTTTTATGACCAAGCGAAAATTTATGTCAAAGGTGGAGACGGCGGCGCTGGAGCAGTAGCCTTTCGTCGAGAAAAATATGTTCCTGAAGGGGGCCCAGCAGGCGGAGACGGAGGTCGAGGCGGAAACGTTGTTTTTGTAGCGGATGAAGGACTACGGACACTTGCTGACTTTCGTTATAAGCGCCATTATAAAGCGGACCGCGGCGAGCATGGCCAGGGGAAGAATATGCATGGCCACGGTGCTGAGGACCTGGTTGTGCGCATTCCGACGGGAACACTGATCAAAGATCAGGATACGGGAGAGGTTATTGCCGATTTAACCGAGCATGGACAGAAGGTTGTTGTTGCCAAAGGAGGACGCGGCGGACGGGGAAATGCTCGTTTTATGAGTAACACCAACAAAGCGCCGACTTTAGCAGAAAATGGTGAACCTGGGGAAGACCATTATCTGACCCTGGAACTGAAGCTTTTAGCGGATGTGGGTCTTGTAGGGTTCCCCAACGTCGGAAAATCGACGATTATTTCTCAGGTTTCGGCGGCTAAACCCAAGATTGCTGATTATCATTTTACAACGCTTGTTCCGAATCTGGGTGTGGTGGATTTGGAGGACGGGTATAGTTTTGTCATGGCAGATATTCCAGGCCTAATTGAAGGAGCGCATACAGGGGCAGGCTTGGGTCATGAATTTTTAAGGCATACGGAGAGAACCCGCTTAATTCTGCACGTTTTGGATATTTCCGGTTCGGAAGAACGCGATCCGCTTGAGGACTACCGAATCATTCAAGAGGAACTGCTCCAATACAGTCCGGAATTGGCCAAACGTCCGATGATTGTTGTGGCTAATAAAATGGATATTCCCGGCGCGGAGGAAAATTTAAAGCGTTTGCAAGATGAATTAGGAAGTGAAACTGAGATTTTTTCGGTTTCGGCGGCGACGGGTGAAGGGCTTAAACCGTTGATTTACCGGATTGCTCAGCTGTTACCGGAAATTCCGGCACCAGAGATTTTTGTCCACAAGGATGAATCGCATAAAGTCACTCATGTGGAACAGAAAGAACGCTTCATGATCACGAAAGAAGACGGTGTCTTTATCATTACGGGTAAAGAGATTGAAAAGCATGTTAAGATGACCCTTTTCGAGAGCGAAGAAGGGGTTTATCGTTTCCAAACTATCTTAAAAACCATGGGTGTGGACGATGCTCTCCGATCAGAAGGAATTCAGGCCGGGGACAAAGTCAAGATCGCTGAAGTGGAGTTTGACTGGGAGGACTAG
- a CDS encoding ABC transporter ATP-binding protein, whose product MDLVKININTAGYSGNKTVIKNVALSVGPGELMGLIGPNGAGKSTTLKAIMGLLPVLDGKVEFGGVHKNYAYIPEQPVLYEELTLWEHLEFAAAVYEIDQGEFLNRAEELLKLFRLAHVRHNLPTTFSKGMQQKVMLILGFLLKPSLYIVDEPFIGLDPIGIKDFLSLIQGARDEGAGVLMSTHSLDTAEKICSSFVLINDGTVVAKGNLLEIREQCQLPNGSLFDCFNKLLEKRI is encoded by the coding sequence TTGGATTTAGTCAAGATTAACATTAATACAGCCGGATATTCTGGAAATAAGACTGTCATTAAGAATGTAGCTTTATCTGTTGGTCCTGGGGAGTTAATGGGTTTAATTGGTCCGAATGGTGCTGGGAAAAGCACCACACTAAAAGCAATAATGGGTTTGTTGCCTGTGCTCGACGGCAAGGTTGAGTTTGGAGGGGTGCATAAAAATTATGCTTATATACCTGAACAGCCAGTGCTTTATGAAGAACTGACTTTATGGGAACATTTAGAGTTTGCGGCCGCCGTCTATGAAATAGACCAGGGAGAATTTTTAAATCGTGCTGAAGAATTACTCAAGCTGTTTAGACTGGCTCATGTAAGGCATAATCTGCCGACAACATTTTCTAAGGGCATGCAGCAAAAAGTCATGCTTATTTTAGGCTTTCTTCTCAAACCATCACTTTATATAGTTGATGAGCCATTTATTGGATTAGACCCTATTGGTATTAAAGACTTTTTATCTCTAATCCAGGGGGCAAGAGATGAAGGTGCTGGCGTATTGATGTCTACACACTCGTTAGATACAGCGGAGAAAATTTGCTCTTCCTTTGTTTTAATAAATGATGGAACAGTCGTTGCTAAAGGTAATCTTTTGGAAATCAGAGAACAATGCCAATTACCAAATGGCTCTCTGTTTGACTGTTTCAATAAACTATTGGAGAAAAGGATATGA
- a CDS encoding Spo0B domain-containing protein, with protein sequence MHDGESLDHILLKEQLEYYRLQRHDFLNHVQVIRGYLQLGKADKALEYMREMIDDFEAEQTAGQIPQETVGALILGFILALRKEQFPVEIYLDEQMKTTQFWKEFWREEYGQALYGYTRECIRNLYDKYRETEVEHPDVFLYIDGDKGLFCHLKVMRKEQTVWENRLALWKTE encoded by the coding sequence ATGCACGATGGGGAGAGTCTAGATCACATCCTATTGAAGGAGCAACTGGAATACTACCGTCTGCAACGTCATGATTTTCTTAATCACGTTCAGGTGATTAGGGGTTATTTACAGTTAGGAAAAGCAGATAAAGCACTTGAGTATATGCGCGAGATGATCGATGACTTTGAAGCGGAGCAGACCGCGGGACAAATTCCCCAGGAAACAGTGGGTGCGCTCATTCTGGGTTTTATCCTCGCTTTGCGTAAAGAGCAATTCCCGGTTGAAATTTATTTGGATGAGCAAATGAAAACTACTCAATTCTGGAAAGAATTTTGGCGGGAAGAATACGGACAAGCCTTATACGGGTACACTAGAGAATGTATCAGGAATCTGTACGATAAATATCGTGAGACCGAAGTAGAACACCCAGATGTCTTTCTTTACATAGATGGAGATAAAGGGTTGTTTTGTCATTTGAAAGTAATGCGCAAAGAACAGACGGTTTGGGAAAACCGGTTGGCGCTCTGGAAGACGGAATAA
- the menC gene encoding o-succinylbenzoate synthase produces the protein MWINKIEVFHLSMPMKFTFKSAQALLNHRETLVIKVIDELGTVGYGEVVAFNEPFYTQETLPDSKRVLLNRFLPQLLAREIKHPFEIHPWMDNVTYPMATAGVENALLDLFARRQHQSIMDTVFHEETQDAIYAGMVLGDLEITHLLNQIDDYLQEGYARFKIKIKPEDGFFKLKCIREKYPDLMLLADANRSFRVEQIPELKKIDELGLLCLEEPLAEENFLAYQKLQEQLTTPICMDESIQTVEDLKKAIQFKACQVVNIKVGRVGGMYYAQQMIELCRQHHIHFWIGSMMESGISKILHVHLASLKDNYIPGDLSSSRRYFSEDVIQPEIIASQGLIQVPKGPGLGVEIDEDILKSLTINHAILDRDML, from the coding sequence ATGTGGATTAATAAAATTGAAGTCTTTCATCTCAGCATGCCCATGAAATTTACCTTTAAATCCGCTCAAGCCCTTCTAAATCATCGGGAAACGCTTGTGATCAAGGTGATTGATGAACTCGGAACTGTAGGTTACGGAGAAGTCGTTGCGTTTAATGAACCCTTTTATACCCAGGAAACGCTTCCTGATTCTAAACGTGTACTGCTTAATCGCTTTCTTCCACAGCTCTTGGCAAGAGAAATCAAACATCCCTTTGAAATTCATCCATGGATGGATAATGTGACATATCCCATGGCAACGGCCGGAGTGGAAAATGCCCTTTTGGATTTGTTCGCAAGGCGTCAACACCAGTCCATTATGGATACCGTATTTCATGAAGAAACCCAGGATGCTATCTACGCAGGTATGGTTTTGGGAGATTTAGAGATCACGCATTTGTTGAATCAAATAGATGACTATTTACAAGAGGGATATGCTCGTTTCAAAATCAAAATCAAGCCTGAAGACGGTTTTTTCAAGTTAAAGTGTATTCGCGAAAAATACCCTGACCTTATGTTATTAGCGGATGCCAATCGAAGTTTTAGAGTGGAACAGATACCGGAGCTGAAAAAAATCGATGAGTTAGGGTTGCTCTGTCTGGAAGAGCCTTTAGCGGAGGAGAATTTTTTAGCGTATCAAAAACTCCAAGAGCAACTGACGACGCCGATCTGCATGGATGAAAGTATTCAAACCGTGGAAGATTTAAAGAAGGCCATTCAATTTAAGGCATGCCAAGTGGTTAATATTAAAGTGGGTCGTGTCGGTGGCATGTATTATGCCCAACAAATGATTGAACTCTGTCGCCAGCATCATATCCATTTTTGGATAGGCAGCATGATGGAAAGCGGAATTTCTAAAATCTTGCATGTCCATTTAGCCAGTTTAAAAGACAATTATATCCCTGGAGACTTATCTTCATCACGGCGCTATTTTTCAGAAGATGTTATTCAGCCTGAAATTATAGCCTCGCAGGGTCTCATCCAAGTCCCTAAAGGACCGGGTTTAGGAGTCGAAATAGATGAAGATATTTTAAAATCTCTGACTATTAATCATGCCATTCTCGACCGAGATATGTTGTGA
- a CDS encoding efflux RND transporter periplasmic adaptor subunit, whose translation MSRKKWAWSIVSVAILLGVIFSAWWFVRTPAGVKVKVAAVENTSIQQEVYASGTVAPVQQQQVALMAPSKVAKVYVHTGDTVKSGQTLVQMDTTLADAQVAQAKAGVNTAQTNLSVAQKNLDSIKGVQVASVMSQIASSGTPPVLQNSSSIPTVEVPMNSTVSASDNPIQQGSDSALQQAEAAVSQAQAMLQQAQEGLKVAQAQRAQNVYVASIAGTVLELNAQDESMAPLQTPLVVVGDLSKLQVSTQLNEVDAGKVQLGQKVRVTSKVLGTTPIAGAISEVAPQAVSKVSVQGNTPPSVGVKIDLDNVPPELKPGFTVDLNIATASKDNILAIPQEALFQEGGKSFVFQVVNKILKKTEVSLGIANDTLQEITSGLKAGDLVVINPTAELANGLPVTLDMGSGTP comes from the coding sequence TTGAGTCGCAAAAAGTGGGCCTGGAGTATCGTTAGCGTGGCTATTTTGCTGGGAGTCATCTTTAGTGCTTGGTGGTTTGTGCGGACACCTGCAGGAGTAAAGGTTAAAGTAGCAGCAGTCGAAAATACCTCAATTCAACAGGAAGTGTATGCTTCAGGAACGGTTGCCCCTGTTCAGCAACAGCAGGTGGCACTGATGGCTCCGAGCAAGGTGGCTAAGGTTTACGTTCACACAGGGGATACGGTGAAGAGCGGACAAACCCTAGTGCAAATGGATACCACTCTTGCCGATGCTCAAGTGGCTCAAGCCAAAGCCGGAGTGAATACAGCGCAAACCAATCTTTCAGTTGCGCAGAAGAACTTGGACTCCATAAAAGGTGTCCAGGTTGCATCAGTAATGTCCCAAATTGCCTCTTCCGGAACACCTCCAGTGCTCCAAAATTCTTCTTCGATTCCTACAGTTGAGGTTCCGATGAACTCAACTGTGAGTGCTTCAGACAATCCCATTCAGCAAGGCTCGGATTCTGCGCTGCAACAAGCAGAGGCAGCGGTTTCCCAAGCTCAAGCGATGCTGCAACAAGCTCAGGAAGGACTGAAGGTTGCTCAAGCTCAACGTGCCCAAAATGTTTATGTGGCAAGTATTGCGGGTACGGTGCTTGAATTAAATGCTCAGGATGAAAGCATGGCTCCGCTGCAGACTCCTTTGGTTGTAGTGGGTGATTTAAGCAAGCTTCAAGTGTCAACCCAATTGAACGAAGTAGATGCGGGCAAGGTACAGCTTGGACAAAAGGTAAGAGTAACAAGCAAAGTTCTCGGAACGACACCTATTGCGGGTGCTATCTCGGAGGTTGCACCTCAAGCGGTGAGTAAGGTTAGTGTCCAAGGGAATACGCCTCCTTCAGTTGGAGTCAAAATCGATCTTGATAATGTTCCTCCAGAATTAAAACCGGGATTTACCGTGGATTTAAATATCGCGACAGCATCTAAAGATAATATCTTGGCCATTCCCCAAGAAGCCCTTTTTCAAGAGGGTGGAAAAAGTTTTGTTTTTCAAGTTGTCAACAAGATTCTTAAGAAAACGGAAGTCAGTCTGGGAATAGCCAATGACACCTTGCAAGAAATTACTTCAGGTCTTAAGGCCGGTGATCTGGTGGTAATTAACCCGACTGCCGAGCTAGCGAATGGGTTACCTGTGACCCTGGATATGGGAAGTGGAACACCATGA
- the yhbY gene encoding ribosome assembly RNA-binding protein YhbY produces the protein MLTGKQKRFLRAMGNEMDPVLQVGKEGVTEAVVTSANEVIESRELIKGRVLQNSAEDPKAAAEDLANRMGAELVQVIGRNFLLYKESKDKPVIILP, from the coding sequence GTGTTAACAGGTAAACAAAAACGTTTTCTACGGGCCATGGGTAATGAAATGGATCCGGTTCTTCAAGTCGGCAAAGAAGGAGTTACAGAGGCCGTCGTAACTTCAGCAAATGAGGTTATTGAGTCTCGAGAACTCATTAAAGGTCGCGTTTTACAAAACAGCGCTGAAGATCCGAAAGCAGCTGCGGAAGATTTAGCTAACCGTATGGGAGCGGAACTCGTACAAGTCATTGGACGTAATTTCTTACTTTACAAGGAGTCCAAAGATAAGCCGGTCATTATTTTACCGTAA
- a CDS encoding DUF6054 family protein, whose amino-acid sequence MAKYEKSIIGQFGEVVNRLQNDIGNSGITMNLVDESNYASGDTNIAVRVYDKYFMRNGNRASLNLTIVGHGSEIFISAIGAGGGQGILFNFSLGAEDDMVVIVQKSVERME is encoded by the coding sequence GTGGCAAAATATGAAAAGAGTATTATTGGTCAATTTGGGGAAGTGGTCAATCGTTTGCAAAACGATATTGGCAATAGTGGAATAACTATGAATTTAGTTGATGAAAGTAACTATGCTTCCGGAGATACAAATATAGCAGTTCGAGTTTATGATAAATATTTTATGAGAAACGGGAACAGAGCAAGTTTAAACCTTACAATAGTAGGCCATGGCAGTGAGATTTTTATTTCAGCAATCGGTGCTGGTGGAGGACAAGGTATCCTTTTTAACTTCAGTCTCGGCGCAGAAGATGATATGGTGGTAATAGTGCAAAAGAGTGTAGAACGAATGGAGTAA
- a CDS encoding GNAT family N-acetyltransferase — MDINIELGQKNDIDELEQLYNDLNDHLAKGINFPGWKKGIYPIRQNAIDGIEHGNLYVAKNNGKIVGSVILNHIPETAYYKAQWKYESDYSDVFVIHTFVVHPNYWKCGVGNAIINFSIEHGINSQVRSIRLDVYVGNMPAIRLYEKHGFKYIDTIDLGLGNYGLDWFKLYEKLL; from the coding sequence ATGGATATTAATATTGAATTGGGACAAAAAAATGATATTGATGAATTAGAACAGCTTTATAATGATTTGAATGACCACCTGGCAAAAGGAATAAACTTTCCTGGATGGAAAAAAGGTATTTATCCTATTAGACAAAATGCAATTGATGGGATAGAACATGGCAATCTCTATGTAGCAAAAAATAATGGTAAAATTGTTGGCTCGGTTATTTTAAATCATATACCTGAAACTGCATATTACAAAGCTCAATGGAAATATGAGTCTGATTATTCAGATGTTTTTGTTATACATACATTCGTTGTACACCCGAATTATTGGAAATGTGGTGTAGGCAATGCAATAATAAATTTTTCAATTGAACATGGTATTAATTCACAAGTTAGATCAATCCGTTTGGATGTATACGTAGGAAATATGCCTGCCATAAGGTTGTATGAAAAGCATGGTTTTAAATATATTGATACAATTGACTTGGGATTAGGAAACTACGGATTAGATTGGTTTAAATTATATGAGAAATTACTATAG
- the rpmA gene encoding 50S ribosomal protein L27, producing the protein MLKMNLQLFAHKKGVGSSRNGRDSNAQRLGVKRGDGQFVLAGNIIVRQRGTKFHAGKNCGLGKDDTLFATIDGYVKFERKDRNRKQVSIYPERQVAQA; encoded by the coding sequence ATGTTAAAAATGAACCTGCAACTGTTCGCTCATAAAAAAGGGGTAGGTAGTTCCCGAAATGGTCGTGACAGTAATGCACAACGTTTAGGTGTGAAACGCGGAGACGGTCAATTCGTACTCGCAGGCAACATCATCGTTCGTCAACGCGGAACGAAATTCCATGCTGGTAAAAACTGCGGTCTGGGCAAGGATGATACCCTCTTTGCTACGATCGATGGCTATGTGAAATTCGAGCGCAAGGATCGCAACCGTAAACAAGTTAGCATTTATCCTGAGCGCCAGGTTGCTCAAGCTTAA
- a CDS encoding PaaI family thioesterase: MNLIEGLNIEYFHMEPDQKADRFEAKMNLTSFHSQPFGLLHGGATIAFGETVAGQGSNAILDKDHVAVGSNVVTYHFRPKKIEGYILAKGILMHKGRTSHVWQIEMYDENDRLISCVNVTNTIVDK, translated from the coding sequence ATGAACTTAATTGAGGGCCTGAATATCGAATATTTTCATATGGAACCCGATCAAAAGGCAGATCGATTTGAAGCCAAAATGAATTTAACCTCGTTTCACAGTCAACCCTTTGGTCTGTTGCATGGCGGAGCAACGATTGCCTTTGGCGAAACGGTTGCCGGTCAGGGTTCGAATGCAATCCTTGACAAGGATCATGTGGCTGTGGGCTCTAACGTTGTCACATATCATTTTAGACCGAAAAAGATCGAAGGCTATATCCTGGCCAAAGGAATACTCATGCACAAGGGAAGAACATCGCATGTATGGCAGATCGAGATGTACGATGAAAATGATAGATTGATCTCCTGTGTAAACGTGACCAATACCATTGTTGATAAATAA